AAACATAACCATACACATATCATGAGCTTGTCAACATAAACGTTACCGCTATTACGAAAAACTTACGGTTTTCCAACCATCGGGGTCTAGGAAAGAGGTGATTTTAGTGTTGAGTCCAGGTATTGGCCCCGGTTTCCGAGTAACTTGTCCCCCAAGTTCTTGTATAACATGTTCCACAACCTCACCACTTTTGTAAACATCATCGGTACTAATAGCAACCTGGAACAAGACCGATAGTCATCGAAAAAGGGCAATAGACTCAGAGTAACCGAGATGTTCGTTGCAACAAAGGGTTCGAAAATCGACCTGTGCATATGCATTTCCCTTGGTATATTCAGTCACTCCGTAATTGTAAGTCAACTCGAGAACCGTAGTCTCGTGTTCTTCCGCGTACCCCATCATGGCAATGGAGTACTGTCCAAGAAACACAATGAAAACGAATTATGCTTCTTTCAAAGCTAAAGGATAAACTAAACTAAAGTCGAGCCCAACGGATTATACCTTGTATTCAGGCCTATCAACCTTCTTCACTAGCTTCATCCCGAGTGCCTGCGATGCACACACACAAAGAAAAGCGATGAAATTACCGACTCATCGAAGTTTTAATCAACGAAAAGCTTATACCGCACTACCTTTTCGTAGAATTTGACAGCGCGATCTAGATTCCCGACACGAAGCATTACTTGACAGAGTGGATCAAGAATGGAATCTCTTTGAatgagctcaaaaacataaccATCAGGATCTTTAACAAAAGCAATGATCGTCGATCCGCCTTTAACCGGACCAGGCTCTCTAGTAATATTACCGCCTTTCGCACGAATGTCCTCAACCATTTTGTACACCTAAAACAAAcagaatcaaacacaaaaccacCAAGCATTACCTTCATAGCAACAACTACAATGAGTATTCCACAAGTAAATGAACTTACATCGGGTGTTGCAATCGCAAAATGCCCGAAACCGGTTCCGATATCATACGAAGTTACTCCATAATCTGTAAAAACAAAGGTACACTCTTTAGacggtaaaagtaccataaaaACTCAAAGTTAGATAGTAT
This genomic stretch from Gossypium raimondii isolate GPD5lz chromosome 6, ASM2569854v1, whole genome shotgun sequence harbors:
- the LOC105774238 gene encoding lactoylglutathione lyase GLX1 produces the protein MAQGSAAVPGTELLEWPKKDNRRLLHAVYRVGDLDRTIKFYTECFGMKLLRKRDIPEEKYSNAFLGFGPEESHFVMELTYNYGVTSYDIGTGFGHFAIATPDVYKMVEDIRAKGGNITREPGPVKGGSTIIAFVKDPDGYVFELIQRDSILDPLCQVMLRVGNLDRAVKFYEKALGMKLVKKVDRPEYKYSIAMMGYAEEHETTVLELTYNYGVTEYTKGNAYAQVAISTDDVYKSGEVVEHVIQELGGQVTRKPGPIPGLNTKITSFLDPDGWKTVLVDNEDFLKELGN